A window of Pseudomonas putida genomic DNA:
CGCACCTGATGGTGCTCCTCGACCTGCGAGCCATAGTGCAGGGGCATGTCCCAGCCACCGAAATCGACCGTCTTGGCGCCCAGCGCCAGGTGCAGGTCATACAAAAGCGTGCGCTGTCCCATGGGTTTCTCCTTCCGGGCGTGGCGAAGCGGCGGCGGTCGATGACGTTGGGTCGTCAGCTCTTCTTGTGTAGGACCCGCCGCGCGAGTGCCGCGCATTGTAGCCGCAAGGGCGCGGGCTGACACCCTCAGTGACTGTGACCGGGTCGACGGGCCGAACGGCGGATCAGGCCGATGACCGGCAGCAGCCCCACCAGCACCAAGGTCAGTGCCGGCAGCGAGGCACGCGCCCACTCACCCTCGCTGGTCATCTCGAACACCCGCACCGCAAGGGTGTCCCAGCCGAACGGGCGCATCAGCAAGGTGGCCGGCATTTCCTTGAGCACATCGACAAACACCAGCAAGGCGGCGCTGAGCGCGCCAGGCACCAGCAGCGGCAGATACACCTTGAAAAACAATCCCGCGCCACCGACGCCAAGGCTGCGGGATGCCTCAGGCAGTGACGGGCGGATACGCTCCAGGCTGCTCTCCAGCGGCCCGTATGCCACCGCGATGAAGCGCACCAGGTAGGCCAGCAGCAACGCGCCCAGGCTGCCCAGCAGCAGTGGCTTGCCGGCCCCGCCCAACCAGCTCGACAACGGGATGACCAGGTGGTTGTCGAGGTAACTGAAGGCCAGCATGATCGACACCGCCAGCACCGAGCCGGGCAAGGCGTAGCCCAGGTTGGCCAGGCCTACCCCGGCGCGGATACCGCCCGTCGGTGCCTGGCGCCGGGCAAACGCCAGCAGCAACGCCACGCACACCGTGACCAGCGCCGCCATGCCACCCAAGTACAGGGTGTGCAGCACCAGGCCGACATAGCGCTCGTCCAGGTCATGCCGCCCACGCTGCCAGAACCACGCCAGCAGTTGCAGCAGCGGGATGACGAAGGCGCAGGCGAACACCAGCAGGCACCAGCCACTGGCCAGCAATGCCTTGAACCCGTGCAGTTGGTACAGCGCCTGCCCGCGCGGCCGCTCGTTGCCGCTGCGGCTGGCACCCCGGGCCCGGCGCTCGCCATACAGCACCAGCATCACCGCCAGTAGCAACAGGCTGGCCAGCTGGGCCGCACTGGACAGGCTGAAGAAGCCGTACCAGGTCTTGTAGATCGCCGTGGTGAAGGTGTCGAAGTTGAATACCGCCACCGCGCCGAAGTCGGCCAGGGTTTCCATCAGGGCCAAGGCAATACCGGCGCCGATCGCCGGCCGTGCCATGGGCAGGGCCACGCGCCAGAACGCTTGCAGCGGGGACAGCCCCAGCACTCGTGCAGCCTCCATCAGGCCCTTGCCCTGGGCCAGGAATGCGGTACGCGCCAGCAGGTAGACATAGGGGTAGAACACCAGCACCAGGACGACAATCACCCCGCCAGTGGAACGCACCCGCGGCAGGCGCATCGGCCCGAACACCTCGCGCAGGGCGCTCTGCACAGGGCCGGCGAAGTCCAGCAGGCCGACGAAGACGAACGCCAGTACGTAGGCCGGGATAGCGAACGGCAGCATTAGCGCCCAGTCCAGCCAGCGCCGGCCGGGGAACTCGCAGAGGCTGGTCAGCCAGGCCAGGCTGACGCCGAGCACGGTGACGCCGATGCCCACACCCACCACCAGCGTCAGGGTATTGCCCAGCAGGCGAGTCATCTGGGTGTCGAGCAGGTGCGACCAGATCTGCAGGTCGATGGTTTGCCAGGACAACAGCAGAACGCTCAGGGGCAGGAGCACCAGGGCGGCGACCAGGGTGACCGGGAGGTACCAGCGGCGTTGGGGGGTGTGGGGCAAGTTGAATGTCTCGATGGCTGATTTGCGACCGTTTTGCGGTCGTTCGCGGGCACGCCCGCTCCCACAGGAATTGCACAGGATTCAAGCATTGTGCGGTGCCTGTGGGAGCGGGCATGCCCGCGAAGAGGCCCTGAAAGGCCCCGGAAGGATAAAGCCTGGCGCTTAGTTCCAGCCAGCCCGATCCATCAAGCGAATCGCTTCAGCCTGGCGCTTGCCTGCGATTTCCACCGGAATGCTGTCAGCCTCGAAGCTGCCCCACGCCGCCACTTCTTCCGATGGCTTGACCTTCGGGTTGGCCGGGAACTCCTGATTGATGTCGGCAAACAGCTTCTGCGCCTCTTCGCCAGTCATCCATTCCACCAGCCTTTTCGCCGCTTCCGGGTGCGGTGCATGCTTGGTCAGGCCGATACCCGACAGGTTCACGTGCACGCCTCGATCACCCTGGTTGGGCCAGAAGATCTTCACCGGCAGCTTCGGGTTCTGGTTGTGCAGGCGGCCGTAGTAGTAGGTGTTGACCACGCCCACGTCGCATTGGCCGGCCTCGATGGCCTGGATCACTGCGTTGTCGTCGGAGAACACATCGGTGGACAGGTTGTTGACCCAGCCTTTGACGATTTGCTCGGTCTTCGCCTCGCCGTGGGTCTCGATCAGGGTGGCGGTCAGCGACTGGTTGTACACCTTTTTCGCCGTGCGCAGGCACAGGCGACCTTCCCACTGCTTGTCGGCCAGGGCTTCGTAGGTGCTCAGTTCCTGCGGCTTGACCCGCTCGGTGGAGTAGATGATGGTGCGGGCGCGCAGGCTCAGGCCGGTCCAGTCGTGGGACGAGGCGCGGTACTGCGGCGGGATGTTCTGGTCGATGATGTCGGACTTGATCGGCTGCAGGATGCCCATCTGCTCGGCCTGCCACAGGTTGCCGGCATCGACGGTCAGCAGCAGGTCGGCCACGCCATTTTCGCCCTCGGCCTTGATGCGCTGCATCAGCGGGGCTTCCTTGTCGGTGATGAACTTGATCTTGACCCCGGTCTTTGCGGTATAGGCATCGAACACCGGCTTGATCAGCTCATCGATGCGCGAGGAGTACACCACCACTTCGTCTGCCGCCTGGGCGGTGCCGCCGAACAAGGTCAGGGCCAGGGCGGCCAGTAGGGGCTTGCGTGGCAACATGGAAAGCACTCCTCGGATCGTATGAGAGGCGCAAATGGTAGTGAATCCCATTTTCCGACTCATCTACATAGCCGTTACCGGATGTTGCAGAGGGGGCTGCTGCGCAGCCCATCGCCGGCAAGCCAGCTCCCACAGGGATCTCACAAGGCCAGGAGGCCTGCGCCGTACCTGTGGGAGCTGGCTTGCCGGCGAAAGGGCCGCAGAGCGGCCCCGGCAATCTCAAGCCTTGGCCAGATCCGGCAGGTCACCGCTCAAACCCAGCGCCTGGCGCACGAACAGCGCCTTGGCCTCCGGCATCTGCTCCACCAGCTTCAACCCGCTGTTGCGCAACCAACGCAGCGGCAACGGGTTGGCCTGGAACAACCGCTCGAACCCTTCCATTGCCGCCATCAGCGCCAGGTTGTGCGGCATGCGCCGCCGCTCGTAACGGCTCAGCACCTTCACATCCGCCAGCCGCTCGCCACGCTCGCAGGCATTGACCAGTACCTCGGCCAGCACCGCAGCATCGAGGAAGCCCAGGTTGACGCCCTGCCCGGCCAACGGGTGAATGGTGTGCGCGGCATCACCGATCAACGCCAGGCCCTCGTCCACATAGCGCTTGGCGTGGCGCTGGCGCAGCGGTACACACAGCCGCGGGTCGGCCTGCAGCACATCACCCAGGCGCCCCTCGAAAGCACGTTCCAGGGCCTTCAGGAAGGCCGTTTCATCCAGTGCCATCAACTGCTCGGCATGCTCCGGGGTAGTCGACCACACGATCGAGCACCAGTCCTGCTGGCCATCACGCGTCAGCGGCAGAAACGCCAATGGCCCTTCATCGGTGAAGCGCTGCCAGGCCGTGGCCTGGTGGCCGACACTGCAACGCACGCTGGTGACGATGGCATGGTGCAGATAATCCCACTCGCGGGTTTCGCAACCGGCCAGGCGCCGCACCGCCGAGTTGGCGCCATCGGCAGCAATCACCAGCGGCGCACGCAGTTGCCGGCCATCTGCCAGGGTCAGCAGCCATTCGTCGCCAGAGCGACGTAGCTGCTCCAGCCGCGCATTGGCCAACAGGCCGATGTCGCTGTCATGCAGGCGCTCCAGCAGGCCGTCCTGCACCACCCGGTTCTCGACGATATGGCCGAGCGTCTGGGCATGCACGCTGGCAGCCGAAAAGTGAATCTGCCCGGTGCCGCTGCCATCCCACACATGCATGTCCGAGTAGGGCGTGGCACGCCGCTGGGCAATGCCGTCCCAGGCGCCAAGGCGCTCGAGAATACGCTGGCTGGCCGCCGACAGCGCGCTGACGCGCGGCTCGAACGGGGCCTGGGCATCGAACGGCTTGACCGTCAGCGGGCCACCGTCGAGCAAGAGGATTTGCAGGCCACTGTGGCGCAATGCCAGGGCCAGGGCGCTGCCGACCATACCGGCACCGACAATCAACAGATCTGCGCGCATTTCCATGCCTTACGCCAGCCTCGCTTGCGGCTTGAGCCGCACGTATAGGGTTTTATCGACCCGCGCCACCAGCTCGCCGGCGCCGTCGCGGATATCGACCTGCAAACGTGGCAGGCACTTCTTGCCGGTGGCGGTCTGCTGGCGGATTTCCTCCAGCAGCGCGTCATCGACGTGGAGTTCGGCATACACCGGACCTTTGCCCGGGGCAATGAAATCGATGCTGGCGGCCTTGTCCCAGACGATGTAGTCACGCCCCAGCTGTTCGATCAGCAACAGCATGTAGAACGGGTCGACCATCGAATACAGGCTGCCGCCGAACTGAGTACCGACATAGTTGCGGTTCCAGCGGGTCAGCTTCATCGCCACCTTGACGCTGCGCAGGTCCGGGCTGATGTGCTGCACACGGATCCCGGCGCCCAGGTAAGGGGGGTAGAGGTTCAGCAGCCAGCGCAGCATGCGCGCCCGGCGCGCCAGCTTACGAGGGTTGCTCATGCCTGGCCCCGCGGATCGGGGCGAGTGCCCAGGCCCATGGCCTGGCGGGCGAACCAGCTTTTGGCCGGCGGCAGCAGGTCGAGCCCGAGCAGGCCGAGGTTACGCCCGGCGGCCAGCAACGGCTGGTTGCTGCCGAACAGGCGCGTGACCTGGTCGGAAAAGCCGATGGTCATGGCCTGGTCCAGGCGCTGGCGCTGGTGGTAGGCCTGCAGGGTGGTCAGGCCGCCAGGCTGCTGCGGGCCGGCCAGCAGCGCCTCGGCTAGCGCCTGCACGTCACGCAGCGACAGGTTGAAACCCTGGCCGGCAATCGGGTGCAGGCTGTGCGCGGCGTTGCCCAGCACCACCAGATGCGGCCGCACCTGCTCCTGGGCCTCGATCAGCGACAATGGATAGAGGTGCCGCGCGCCAACCTGGCGCAAGGCGCCCAGTCGATAGCCGAACACGCCCTGCAGCTCGCGCAAAAAACTGCGCTCATCGATGTCGGCCAGGCGCCGCGCGTCCATGCCCTGGCGGGTCCAGACCAGCGCACAGCGGTTATCCGGCAGCGGCAACAGGGCCATGGGGCCTTCTTCGGTGAAGCGCTCGAAGGCCTGACCACCGTGGGCCTGGCCCGGGGTGATATTGGCGATCAGCGCGCTCTGTTGGTAGGGCGTGTGGCGCACATGGATGCCCAGCTGTTCGCGCAGACCGGAGCGGCCACCGTCAGCCAGTACCGCCAGGTCGCATTCCAGCTGGGTGTCGTCGTTCAGTCGCAAGCGGTAGCCGCCTTCGATGGCCTGCATCGCGGTCACTTCCGCCGGGCAGCGCCAACTCACCACCTCGCTGTCCAGCCCTTGCCACAGGCACTGCCCCAACCAGGCGTTTTCCACCACGTAGCCAAGCGCCGGCACGCCCTCTTCCAGGGCATCAAGGCGGGTGGCGCCGAAGCGGCCGCGGTCGGACACGTGAATCTGCCGGATCGGCTCGGCGCGATGGCTGATGGCCTGCCACAGGCCCAGCTGCTGGTAGATCTGCCGGGTACCGAACGATAGCGCCGACGAACGCGCATCGTAGCTGGGCTGAAAGCTGTCACCCGGGGCGAACGGCTCGATCAGCAGAATTTTCCAGCCGCGCGCCTTGGCCCCGGCCTGCAGGGCCAGGGCCAGGCTTGCGCCCACCAGGCCGCCACCGATGATCGCCAGGTTGACCCGATTCATGCCGCATCCTTGCGCGCGGCCTGCATCAGCGCCTCGATCTCGGCGACCGTACGCGGCACGCCCGAAGTCAGGATTTCACAGCCTTGCCTGGTCACAACCACGTCATCCTCGATCCTTACTCCAATGCCGCGCCATTTCTTCGCCACGGCCTGATTGTCGGCGCCTATGTAGATGCCTGGCTCGACGGTCAGCGCCATCCCGGGTTCAAGCACCCGCCATTCGCCGCCCACCTTGTACTCGCCGACATCGTGCACATCCATGCCCAGCCAGTGCCCGGCGCGGTGCATGTAGAAGGCTCGATAGGCCTCACTGTCGATCAGCGCCTGCACCTCGCCAGTCAGCAGGCCCAGTTCCACCAGGCCCTCGGTGATGACCCGCACGGTCGCCTCGTGGGCGTGGTTCCAGTGCTTGCCGGGGGCGATTTCGGCAAACGCCGCGGCCTGGGCCTTGAGCACCAGCTCGTAGATGGCCTTCTGCTCCGGCGAAAAGCGCCCGCTGACCGGGAAGGTACGGGTGATGTCGCTGGCGTAGCAGTCGATTTCGCAGCCGGCATCGATCAGCACCAGGTCGCCATCCTTAAGCGGGGCGTCGTTCTGCTGATAGTGCAGGATGCAGCCATTGCGCCCGGCCGCGACGATAGAACCGTAGGCCGGCATCTTCGCCCCGCCCTTGCGGAACTCGTAGTCCAGCTCGGCTTCCAGGCTGTATTCGTGCAACCCGGCCCGGCAGGCCTGCATGGCCCGCACGTGGGCCCGCGCCGAGATATCGGCGGCAGCGCGCATCACCTTCACTTCCGCCGCCGATTTATACAGGCGCATGTCGTGCAGCAGATGATCCAGCGCAACGAACTCGTTCGGCGGCTGGGCACCCAGGCGGGCCTTGGAGCGGATCACGTTGATCCAGTCCATCAGCCGGCGGTCGAACTCGGGGTTGCTGCCCATGGCGCTGTACACCCGCTCACGGCCTTCGATCAGGCCCGGCAGGATCTCGTCGATGTCGGTGATGGGGAAGGCATCGTCGGCGCCGAAATCGCGTACCGCACCTTCCTGCCCGGCGCGCAGGCCATCCCACAGCTCGCGCTCGGGGTTGCGTTCACGGCAGAACAGCACGTATTCGCCATGCTCGCGCCCCGGGATCAGTACAATCACCGCCTCCGGCTCGGGGAAGCCGCTGAGGTACTGGAAGTCGCTGTCCTGGCGGTACACGTGCTCGACGTCGCGGTTGCGGATGGCAACCGCGGCAGCGGGCAGGATGGCGATGCTGTTGGGGACCATCTGCGCCATCAGCGCCTTGCGCCGACGGGCATACTCGGCCTTGGGAATGTGGCTCATGGGCAGACTACCCCCGGTTGATCAGTGCAGCGATGGCTTGGGTGCGGGGGCAGCCGGCCTGGCCAGCTCGGAGAACAGCAGCAGGGGTGCCACGCGCAGGTATTCCATGACTTCCATGTAGTCGCTCTCGCCATCCTCGGACTCTTCAAGGGCCTCCTGAACCTGGGAAATGGCCACCAGGTCCTGCAGCACTTCCTTGGCTTCGTCGGACAGGTCCTTGCCACCGGCATTCAGGCCGAAACCGGTAATGAAGCCTTGGCACCACTG
This region includes:
- the ubiH gene encoding 2-octaprenyl-6-methoxyphenyl hydroxylase produces the protein MNRVNLAIIGGGLVGASLALALQAGAKARGWKILLIEPFAPGDSFQPSYDARSSALSFGTRQIYQQLGLWQAISHRAEPIRQIHVSDRGRFGATRLDALEEGVPALGYVVENAWLGQCLWQGLDSEVVSWRCPAEVTAMQAIEGGYRLRLNDDTQLECDLAVLADGGRSGLREQLGIHVRHTPYQQSALIANITPGQAHGGQAFERFTEEGPMALLPLPDNRCALVWTRQGMDARRLADIDERSFLRELQGVFGYRLGALRQVGARHLYPLSLIEAQEQVRPHLVVLGNAAHSLHPIAGQGFNLSLRDVQALAEALLAGPQQPGGLTTLQAYHQRQRLDQAMTIGFSDQVTRLFGSNQPLLAAGRNLGLLGLDLLPPAKSWFARQAMGLGTRPDPRGQA
- a CDS encoding extracellular solute-binding protein, with the translated sequence MLPRKPLLAALALTLFGGTAQAADEVVVYSSRIDELIKPVFDAYTAKTGVKIKFITDKEAPLMQRIKAEGENGVADLLLTVDAGNLWQAEQMGILQPIKSDIIDQNIPPQYRASSHDWTGLSLRARTIIYSTERVKPQELSTYEALADKQWEGRLCLRTAKKVYNQSLTATLIETHGEAKTEQIVKGWVNNLSTDVFSDDNAVIQAIEAGQCDVGVVNTYYYGRLHNQNPKLPVKIFWPNQGDRGVHVNLSGIGLTKHAPHPEAAKRLVEWMTGEEAQKLFADINQEFPANPKVKPSEEVAAWGSFEADSIPVEIAGKRQAEAIRLMDRAGWN
- a CDS encoding iron ABC transporter permease, with protein sequence MPHTPQRRWYLPVTLVAALVLLPLSVLLLSWQTIDLQIWSHLLDTQMTRLLGNTLTLVVGVGIGVTVLGVSLAWLTSLCEFPGRRWLDWALMLPFAIPAYVLAFVFVGLLDFAGPVQSALREVFGPMRLPRVRSTGGVIVVLVLVFYPYVYLLARTAFLAQGKGLMEAARVLGLSPLQAFWRVALPMARPAIGAGIALALMETLADFGAVAVFNFDTFTTAIYKTWYGFFSLSSAAQLASLLLLAVMLVLYGERRARGASRSGNERPRGQALYQLHGFKALLASGWCLLVFACAFVIPLLQLLAWFWQRGRHDLDERYVGLVLHTLYLGGMAALVTVCVALLLAFARRQAPTGGIRAGVGLANLGYALPGSVLAVSIMLAFSYLDNHLVIPLSSWLGGAGKPLLLGSLGALLLAYLVRFIAVAYGPLESSLERIRPSLPEASRSLGVGGAGLFFKVYLPLLVPGALSAALLVFVDVLKEMPATLLMRPFGWDTLAVRVFEMTSEGEWARASLPALTLVLVGLLPVIGLIRRSARRPGHSH
- a CDS encoding DUF4442 domain-containing protein, which codes for MSNPRKLARRARMLRWLLNLYPPYLGAGIRVQHISPDLRSVKVAMKLTRWNRNYVGTQFGGSLYSMVDPFYMLLLIEQLGRDYIVWDKAASIDFIAPGKGPVYAELHVDDALLEEIRQQTATGKKCLPRLQVDIRDGAGELVARVDKTLYVRLKPQARLA
- a CDS encoding 2-octaprenyl-3-methyl-6-methoxy-1,4-benzoquinol hydroxylase, with product MRADLLIVGAGMVGSALALALRHSGLQILLLDGGPLTVKPFDAQAPFEPRVSALSAASQRILERLGAWDGIAQRRATPYSDMHVWDGSGTGQIHFSAASVHAQTLGHIVENRVVQDGLLERLHDSDIGLLANARLEQLRRSGDEWLLTLADGRQLRAPLVIAADGANSAVRRLAGCETREWDYLHHAIVTSVRCSVGHQATAWQRFTDEGPLAFLPLTRDGQQDWCSIVWSTTPEHAEQLMALDETAFLKALERAFEGRLGDVLQADPRLCVPLRQRHAKRYVDEGLALIGDAAHTIHPLAGQGVNLGFLDAAVLAEVLVNACERGERLADVKVLSRYERRRMPHNLALMAAMEGFERLFQANPLPLRWLRNSGLKLVEQMPEAKALFVRQALGLSGDLPDLAKA
- the pepP gene encoding Xaa-Pro aminopeptidase, with the translated sequence MSHIPKAEYARRRKALMAQMVPNSIAILPAAAVAIRNRDVEHVYRQDSDFQYLSGFPEPEAVIVLIPGREHGEYVLFCRERNPERELWDGLRAGQEGAVRDFGADDAFPITDIDEILPGLIEGRERVYSAMGSNPEFDRRLMDWINVIRSKARLGAQPPNEFVALDHLLHDMRLYKSAAEVKVMRAAADISARAHVRAMQACRAGLHEYSLEAELDYEFRKGGAKMPAYGSIVAAGRNGCILHYQQNDAPLKDGDLVLIDAGCEIDCYASDITRTFPVSGRFSPEQKAIYELVLKAQAAAFAEIAPGKHWNHAHEATVRVITEGLVELGLLTGEVQALIDSEAYRAFYMHRAGHWLGMDVHDVGEYKVGGEWRVLEPGMALTVEPGIYIGADNQAVAKKWRGIGVRIEDDVVVTRQGCEILTSGVPRTVAEIEALMQAARKDAA